A stretch of the Clostridium botulinum genome encodes the following:
- a CDS encoding lysophospholipid acyltransferase family protein, with the protein MKTLSVYTYVVLNMISTLFSKRKYNAMKSKGNKEEAEQFLHKVVKQWAKGILDKAGVTVNVTGLENLPDNACCFVSNHQGNFDIVTILATIDKPMGFIAKKEMEKLPIISWWMKQMQCVFMDRANVREALKAINEGSENMKNGQSMVIFPEGTRSKSSTIGEFKKGSLKMATKAKVPIIPITLDGTYRVYEGNNGKIKSGKVKMVVGKPIYLDELSREDQKNISEIVKNEIVKNL; encoded by the coding sequence ATGAAGACTTTAAGTGTGTATACATATGTTGTATTAAATATGATAAGTACTCTTTTTTCAAAAAGAAAATATAATGCTATGAAAAGTAAGGGTAACAAAGAAGAAGCAGAACAATTTTTACATAAAGTAGTAAAGCAATGGGCAAAGGGTATACTAGATAAAGCAGGGGTAACTGTTAATGTAACAGGTCTTGAAAATTTACCAGATAACGCATGTTGTTTTGTATCAAATCATCAAGGTAATTTTGATATAGTTACCATTTTAGCTACAATAGATAAACCTATGGGGTTTATTGCTAAAAAAGAAATGGAAAAATTACCGATTATATCATGGTGGATGAAGCAAATGCAGTGTGTATTTATGGATAGAGCTAATGTAAGAGAAGCATTAAAAGCTATAAATGAAGGTTCTGAAAATATGAAAAATGGTCAATCTATGGTTATTTTCCCTGAAGGGACAAGAAGTAAAAGTAGTACTATAGGAGAATTTAAAAAAGGAAGCTTAAAGATGGCAACTAAAGCTAAAGTTCCAATAATTCCAATTACATTAGATGGTACTTATAGGGTATACGAAGGTAATAATGGAAAGATAAAAAGTGGAAAAGTTAAGATGGTTGTTGGAAAGCCAATATATTTAGATGAACTTTCAAGAGAAGATCAAAAGAATATATCAGAAATAGTAAAAAATGAAATAGTAAAAAATTTATAA
- the rbsB gene encoding ribose ABC transporter substrate-binding protein RbsB: MRKITKKIIAICASVLLVLGFVGCSKRDTQVSEKKIGMVVSTLNNPFFVSLKEGSEKKAKELGYELLVLDSQNDPAKERSNIEDLIQGGISVLIVNPTDSDAVINSVQVANQANIPVITVDRQANGGEVVSHIASDNIKGGELAASFIIDELKNKKDIKVVELQGIPGASATRERGQGFHNIIDKKSNLKLVSSQAANFDRAQGLSVMENVTQAQSDFDAVFAHNDEMALGAAKALKTANKKVIVVGFDGDEDARTAIQKGEMSATVAQQPALMGITSIENAVKISNGASIPKKIPVELTLVTK, from the coding sequence ATGAGAAAGATAACTAAAAAAATTATAGCAATTTGTGCCTCTGTATTACTAGTTTTAGGATTTGTAGGTTGTAGCAAAAGAGATACACAAGTAAGTGAAAAGAAGATAGGTATGGTTGTGTCTACTTTAAATAATCCATTCTTTGTTTCATTAAAGGAAGGGTCAGAGAAAAAGGCTAAGGAACTTGGATATGAACTTTTAGTATTAGATTCACAAAATGATCCTGCAAAAGAGAGATCTAATATAGAGGATCTAATTCAAGGAGGAATATCGGTATTAATAGTTAATCCTACAGATAGTGATGCTGTTATAAATTCTGTACAAGTAGCTAACCAAGCCAATATACCTGTTATAACTGTAGATAGACAAGCTAATGGTGGAGAGGTTGTGTCTCATATAGCATCAGATAATATTAAAGGTGGAGAACTTGCGGCAAGCTTTATAATTGATGAATTAAAAAATAAAAAAGATATAAAAGTAGTTGAACTACAAGGAATTCCTGGTGCATCGGCTACAAGAGAAAGAGGTCAAGGATTTCATAATATAATTGATAAAAAATCAAATTTAAAACTTGTATCTAGTCAAGCGGCAAATTTTGATAGAGCTCAAGGGCTTTCAGTAATGGAAAACGTAACTCAAGCACAATCAGATTTTGATGCTGTATTTGCACATAATGATGAAATGGCTTTAGGTGCAGCGAAAGCATTAAAGACTGCAAATAAGAAAGTAATAGTTGTAGGATTTGACGGAGACGAGGATGCAAGAACAGCTATTCAAAAAGGTGAAATGTCTGCAACTGTAGCACAACAACCAGCATTAATGGGGATTACATCTATCGAAAATGCAGTGAAAATTTCTAATGGGGCAAGTATACCAAAAAAAATTCCTGTTGAACTTACACTTGTTACTAAATAG
- a CDS encoding transglutaminase domain-containing protein, with product MNKKRIVIMGLLILLMIGFVIGLNFKKYRQSSKNDFNIIKWDNFYAEKNINLYYGTKEKQVLAQLNSKYRVNDIIANSKDQLEKSIKIMNWVRTNMKYDKNKKNKVEDKGAADILESKQKSKPYSNLEICTVFNEFCNSGNIISRIGKLTISDSTKTKDNPSFFVCEVWNVKYNKWIMIDVINGGYVSEKDMPLSTVDVIQKGICNLQIVSDESPDKYKKKMSKYFYAYTIKIDNTIYNAKQSNCYVTFINNNEDRINMKNPLQYPSIYTKNKYLFEVSPEEENKKYNSDEVPTMIFSKVMKNKEGKDNKSDKEIKEELCIGVFKNSSMEEKYYISINGSPFEQKNKYFKVQIKKGLNNIKLSKDGKTSIREVAFKYKE from the coding sequence ATGAATAAAAAGAGAATAGTAATTATGGGTTTATTAATATTGCTCATGATTGGTTTTGTAATAGGCTTGAATTTTAAAAAATATAGGCAAAGTAGCAAAAATGATTTTAACATAATTAAGTGGGACAACTTTTATGCGGAAAAAAATATAAACTTATATTATGGAACAAAAGAAAAACAAGTTTTGGCGCAACTAAATTCTAAATATAGAGTAAATGACATTATAGCAAATTCTAAAGATCAATTAGAAAAGTCTATAAAAATAATGAATTGGGTAAGAACCAATATGAAATATGATAAAAATAAAAAGAATAAAGTAGAAGATAAAGGTGCTGCAGATATATTAGAATCAAAACAAAAATCAAAACCATACTCTAATTTAGAGATTTGTACTGTATTTAATGAATTTTGTAATTCGGGTAATATTATATCTCGAATAGGCAAACTTACAATTTCAGATAGTACAAAAACAAAAGATAATCCTAGTTTTTTTGTATGTGAAGTATGGAATGTAAAATATAATAAATGGATTATGATAGATGTAATAAATGGAGGATATGTATCGGAAAAAGACATGCCGTTAAGTACTGTAGATGTAATCCAAAAAGGTATATGTAATTTACAAATAGTGTCTGATGAAAGCCCTGATAAATATAAAAAGAAGATGAGTAAGTATTTCTATGCTTATACTATAAAAATAGATAACACAATATATAATGCAAAACAAAGTAACTGTTATGTAACTTTTATAAACAATAATGAAGACAGAATAAACATGAAAAATCCTTTGCAATATCCCTCAATTTATACAAAAAACAAGTATTTATTTGAAGTATCACCTGAAGAAGAAAATAAAAAATATAATAGTGATGAAGTTCCTACTATGATATTTTCTAAAGTTATGAAGAATAAAGAAGGTAAGGATAACAAATCTGATAAAGAAATAAAAGAAGAATTATGCATTGGAGTGTTTAAAAATAGTTCTATGGAAGAAAAGTATTACATAAGTATTAATGGTTCTCCTTTTGAACAAAAAAATAAATATTTTAAAGTTCAAATAAAAAAGGGATTGAATAATATTAAATTATCTAAAGATGGAAAAACATCAATTAGAGAAGTTGCTTTTAAGTATAAAGAATAA
- a CDS encoding undecaprenyl-diphosphate phosphatase produces the protein MENLLFIIKIIIIGIVEGITEFLPVSSTGHMIIVEELIKFKEGIQPISLYTKQYKDAFTMIIQLGAILAIVVLYWDKIKKSFRNFAPSHPKSGFKFWLNIAVAAVPAGVIGLKYHSRINEKLFNPASVTAALIVGAIWMIFAEKRYRGKFKTRDIDSVTIKQAFIIGCFQCLALWPGMSRSASTIIGAWIVGVSTVAAAEFSFFLALPVMFGITLKSLKDINVFALSSIHIIGLTVGFLVSFFVALIVVDKFINFLKKKPMRVFAIYRILLGIVLIVLFLFNVIQI, from the coding sequence TTGGAAAATTTGCTATTTATAATTAAAATTATAATTATAGGTATAGTTGAAGGAATTACAGAATTTTTACCAGTTTCTTCAACGGGACATATGATTATTGTGGAAGAACTTATAAAATTCAAAGAAGGAATACAGCCAATTTCGTTATATACAAAACAATACAAAGATGCATTTACAATGATAATTCAATTAGGAGCTATTTTAGCTATTGTAGTTTTATATTGGGATAAAATAAAAAAAAGCTTTCGGAATTTTGCACCATCTCATCCTAAATCAGGATTTAAATTCTGGTTGAATATAGCTGTAGCAGCAGTACCTGCTGGAGTAATTGGCCTTAAATATCATAGTAGGATAAATGAAAAATTATTTAATCCAGCAAGTGTTACAGCAGCATTAATAGTAGGTGCTATATGGATGATTTTTGCGGAAAAAAGATATAGAGGAAAATTTAAAACTAGAGATATTGACAGTGTTACTATTAAACAAGCTTTTATAATAGGATGTTTTCAATGTTTAGCTTTATGGCCTGGAATGTCTAGATCAGCATCGACTATAATTGGAGCATGGATAGTTGGAGTTTCTACAGTAGCGGCAGCAGAGTTTTCATTCTTTTTGGCATTGCCTGTAATGTTTGGGATTACTCTAAAGTCATTAAAGGATATAAATGTGTTTGCTTTAAGTTCAATACATATAATTGGATTAACAGTAGGATTTTTAGTATCATTCTTTGTTGCACTTATAGTTGTAGATAAATTTATTAATTTTTTGAAAAAGAAACCTATGAGGGTTTTTGCTATATATAGAATACTTTTAGGAATAGTATTAATAGTTTTATTTTTGTTTAATGTAATTCAGATATAG
- a CDS encoding ComEC/Rec2 family competence protein has product MKTNKKLLTFSLTAIIIILLLFFLYIFFSCIPTSTCKIPYKKDYLRVHYIDVGQGDSILIQFNDKNLLIDAGCNNKKVQRYLKKCGVKRLNYLIATHPHDDHIGGMHYIIDKFKIDKFLAPKATNNTATFKNMLIKLKENNLKITTTKAGDVINLDPKLNIFVVAPSNYNYKNLNNYSIVIKLSYNKTSFLFCGDAENLSEDEILKEGYNIESDILKLGHHGSNTSSSKNFLDDVNPKIAIISCGKNNDYGHPHKETLKKLKTRNITTYRTDIHGTIILESNGIKIIKRQ; this is encoded by the coding sequence ATGAAAACCAACAAAAAGCTTTTAACTTTTTCATTAACTGCTATAATAATAATATTATTACTATTTTTCTTATATATATTTTTTAGTTGTATTCCAACCTCAACTTGTAAAATTCCCTATAAAAAAGATTATTTAAGGGTACATTACATAGATGTTGGTCAAGGTGATTCTATTTTGATACAATTTAATGACAAAAACCTTTTAATAGACGCTGGATGTAATAATAAAAAAGTTCAACGTTATTTGAAAAAATGTGGTGTGAAAAGATTAAACTATTTAATAGCTACTCATCCTCATGATGATCATATAGGTGGAATGCATTATATAATTGATAAATTTAAAATAGATAAATTTCTAGCTCCTAAAGCTACTAATAATACAGCTACATTTAAAAACATGTTAATCAAACTTAAGGAAAATAATTTAAAAATCACTACTACTAAGGCAGGTGACGTTATAAATTTAGACCCTAAATTGAATATTTTTGTTGTAGCTCCTAGTAATTATAATTATAAAAATTTAAATAATTATTCTATAGTTATAAAACTATCTTATAATAAAACTAGTTTTTTATTTTGTGGAGATGCTGAAAATTTAAGTGAAGATGAAATTTTAAAAGAAGGATATAACATTGAATCAGATATATTAAAACTTGGTCATCACGGAAGTAATACATCTTCATCTAAAAATTTCTTAGATGATGTAAATCCTAAAATTGCAATAATTAGTTGTGGTAAAAATAATGACTACGGACATCCACACAAGGAAACTTTGAAAAAATTAAAAACTAGAAATATTACTACATATAGAACAGATATACATGGAACTATAATACTTGAAAGCAATGGAATAAAAATTATAAAAAGGCAGTGA
- a CDS encoding cation diffusion facilitator family transporter produces MSNEERYKIGNKISKVTILFNLILSIAKTLIGFIGNSSAMISDGIHSASDVLSTICVMIGLKLAKKPEDKRHPYGHEKFEPIVSKLLALILGITSCVIGYKAIKNITIGSYTIPNVITVYVAIISILTKEWMYWYTVKGARKIESSALMADAWHHRSDALSSIGSLIGILGARLGYLILDPIASLVICVVIMKVSVDIYIDATNQLMDCSADNDTINKILKSILDVNGVIKIDDLKTRVHASRLYVDVEISVDKDLSLSKAHDIAETVHKEVEERMKKVKHCMVHVNPY; encoded by the coding sequence TTGAGTAATGAAGAGCGTTATAAGATAGGAAATAAAATTTCAAAAGTTACCATCCTATTTAATTTGATATTATCAATAGCAAAAACGCTTATAGGTTTTATTGGAAATAGCAGTGCTATGATTTCTGATGGTATACATTCTGCATCAGATGTATTAAGCACAATATGTGTTATGATTGGATTAAAACTAGCAAAAAAACCCGAAGATAAAAGACATCCTTATGGACATGAAAAATTTGAACCTATAGTATCGAAATTATTAGCATTAATACTTGGAATAACTTCATGTGTTATTGGATATAAAGCAATAAAAAATATAACAATAGGAAGTTACACAATACCAAACGTTATAACGGTTTATGTAGCTATTATATCTATATTAACTAAAGAGTGGATGTATTGGTATACAGTTAAAGGAGCAAGAAAAATAGAAAGTTCAGCTTTGATGGCAGATGCATGGCATCATCGTTCAGATGCTTTATCATCTATAGGAAGTTTAATAGGTATCTTAGGTGCAAGACTTGGTTATTTGATTTTAGATCCTATTGCGTCTTTAGTTATATGTGTGGTTATCATGAAGGTGTCAGTGGATATATATATAGATGCAACTAATCAATTAATGGATTGTTCGGCGGACAATGATACTATAAATAAAATATTAAAAAGTATACTAGATGTTAATGGTGTAATAAAAATTGATGATTTAAAAACTAGGGTTCATGCAAGCAGATTATATGTTGATGTTGAAATTTCTGTTGACAAGGACTTATCTTTGAGTAAAGCTCATGATATTGCGGAGACAGTGCATAAGGAAGTGGAAGAAAGAATGAAAAAGGTTAAACATTGTATGGTGCATGTTAATCCATATTAA
- a CDS encoding ABC transporter permease subunit, whose product MENNFKNIIMKYKALLGFLVLCVVMAILSPRFLSVANIKNVLTQVSVNAIIAIGMTFVILTGGIDLSVGSTLAISGAVAATLIKANCNIFVAIIAALVVGVIVGLVNGLFIAKGRIQAFIATLATMTVFRGVTQVYTNGTPVSKLGESFGSIGNKELLGIPFPVIITIVVFLIAFYVLNETRGGRYIYALGGNEDSARLSGINTTKMKMLVYIISGVTAAISGVVVTSRIGSASAIAGTGYELDAIAAVVLGGTSLAGGEGSISGTIIGALIIGVLNNGLNLLNVSPYYQLIVKGLVILLAVMVDRKINKK is encoded by the coding sequence ATGGAAAATAATTTTAAAAATATAATTATGAAATATAAAGCATTATTGGGATTTTTAGTTTTATGTGTAGTAATGGCTATTTTATCTCCTAGATTTTTATCTGTAGCTAATATAAAAAATGTGCTTACACAAGTATCTGTCAATGCTATTATTGCAATTGGAATGACATTCGTAATATTAACAGGGGGGATAGATTTATCAGTTGGTTCAACACTTGCTATAAGTGGTGCTGTAGCAGCAACTTTAATAAAAGCAAATTGCAATATATTTGTAGCAATTATAGCAGCATTAGTAGTGGGAGTAATAGTTGGATTAGTTAATGGACTATTTATTGCTAAAGGTAGAATTCAAGCTTTTATAGCTACACTTGCAACAATGACTGTATTTAGAGGAGTTACTCAAGTTTATACAAATGGCACACCAGTATCAAAGCTTGGAGAAAGTTTTGGAAGCATAGGTAATAAAGAATTACTTGGTATTCCATTTCCTGTAATTATTACTATAGTGGTATTTTTAATAGCATTTTATGTATTAAATGAAACAAGAGGTGGAAGATATATATATGCTCTAGGTGGAAATGAGGATTCAGCTAGATTATCAGGAATAAATACAACTAAAATGAAAATGTTAGTATATATAATATCTGGAGTAACAGCTGCTATTAGTGGAGTAGTAGTTACAAGTAGAATTGGTTCAGCATCTGCTATAGCAGGTACAGGATACGAATTAGATGCCATTGCTGCTGTAGTATTAGGAGGTACAAGCCTTGCAGGAGGAGAAGGAAGTATATCAGGTACGATAATAGGTGCACTAATTATAGGAGTATTAAATAACGGATTAAATTTATTAAATGTATCACCTTATTATCAACTAATTGTAAAAGGTCTTGTAATTTTATTAGCAGTTATGGTAGATAGAAAAATTAATAAAAAATAA
- the lgt gene encoding prolipoprotein diacylglyceryl transferase — MNPIAFKLFGLEIRWYGIVICLGMILAYFLAFKRSKIYNIDFDKLTDIFILSLPVSILCARLYYVIFNWSYYSLNLYDILNIRQGGLAIHGGLIGAIISSYLMSKYKKINYLDLLDTVAPPFILAQSIGRWGNFFNGEAHGGIVSQQFISHFPNFIQKGMFLDGAYYHPTFLYESIWNLLIFILLIILSKKHLEKGSIFFLYLILYSLGRFFIEGLRTDSLMLGSLRIAQIISLVFIILGIILFIKTNKHKNKYT, encoded by the coding sequence ATGAATCCAATAGCATTTAAATTATTTGGTCTTGAAATTCGTTGGTATGGAATTGTAATATGTTTAGGTATGATTTTAGCATACTTTTTAGCTTTTAAACGAAGTAAAATTTATAATATTGATTTTGATAAATTAACAGATATATTTATATTATCTCTTCCGGTATCTATACTGTGTGCTAGATTATACTACGTAATATTTAATTGGTCTTATTATAGTTTAAATCTATATGATATATTAAATATTCGTCAAGGTGGACTTGCAATTCATGGAGGACTTATAGGAGCCATAATCAGTTCATATCTAATGAGTAAATATAAAAAAATAAACTATTTAGATTTACTTGATACCGTAGCTCCTCCTTTTATTTTGGCACAATCCATTGGTAGATGGGGAAACTTCTTTAATGGAGAAGCACATGGTGGTATAGTATCACAACAGTTTATATCTCATTTTCCAAACTTTATTCAAAAAGGTATGTTTCTAGACGGTGCTTATTATCACCCTACATTTTTATATGAATCTATATGGAACTTATTAATATTTATTTTATTAATTATTTTAAGTAAAAAACATTTAGAAAAAGGATCAATATTTTTCTTATACTTAATTCTATACTCACTTGGAAGATTCTTCATAGAAGGGCTCAGAACTGATAGTTTAATGCTTGGTTCTTTAAGAATAGCTCAAATTATAAGTCTTGTATTTATAATATTAGGTATTATTTTATTTATTAAAACAAATAAACATAAAAATAAATATACTTAA
- a CDS encoding LacI family DNA-binding transcriptional regulator, which translates to MKKITMKDIAIKAGVSKATVSMVLNKKDSKISKETKEKITKLAEDLNYIPNGIARSLTTKKSQTIGIILPDIINPFFSEMARAIEDTANKLDYNVIFCNTDSNFEKEESYIKLLISKLVDGVIFITGRGNKESLDILKQNNVSFVLVDRYIENNENYPGVYCLNKEGIVRGVEYLIKKGRQRIAFVTGNKDLSVSKQRIEGYIETMNKHDRNFEGLIFESDFTLDGGIQITEEILQCNKNIDAIFYSNDVMALGGLKVLKRRQFIVPEDINVIGFDNIKISNFIEPELTTIAQPIYDMGKKACELLIDVINNKDITKQVFFKTNLVKGGTA; encoded by the coding sequence ATGAAGAAGATAACTATGAAAGATATTGCCATAAAGGCAGGAGTATCAAAAGCGACTGTATCTATGGTATTAAATAAAAAAGATTCAAAAATAAGTAAGGAAACTAAAGAAAAGATAACAAAATTAGCTGAAGATTTAAATTATATACCAAATGGTATTGCAAGAAGTTTAACGACAAAAAAGTCTCAAACTATAGGTATTATTTTACCAGACATTATAAATCCATTTTTTTCGGAAATGGCAAGAGCTATAGAGGATACTGCAAATAAGCTAGATTACAACGTCATATTTTGTAACACTGATAGCAATTTTGAAAAAGAAGAAAGTTATATAAAATTACTTATAAGTAAATTGGTAGATGGAGTTATTTTTATAACTGGAAGGGGAAATAAAGAAAGTTTAGATATTTTAAAACAAAACAATGTATCCTTTGTATTAGTAGATAGATATATAGAAAATAATGAAAATTATCCAGGAGTGTATTGCTTAAATAAGGAAGGTATAGTACGAGGAGTCGAATACCTTATAAAAAAAGGTAGACAAAGAATAGCTTTTGTAACTGGGAATAAAGATTTAAGTGTTTCAAAGCAAAGAATAGAGGGCTATATAGAAACTATGAACAAGCACGATAGGAACTTTGAAGGTTTGATATTTGAAAGTGATTTTACTTTAGATGGTGGTATACAAATTACTGAAGAAATTTTACAATGTAATAAAAATATAGATGCAATATTTTATAGCAATGATGTAATGGCATTAGGTGGGCTAAAGGTATTAAAAAGAAGGCAATTTATAGTTCCGGAAGATATTAATGTAATTGGATTTGATAATATAAAAATTTCTAATTTTATAGAACCAGAACTTACAACTATAGCACAACCTATATATGATATGGGTAAAAAGGCTTGTGAACTTTTAATTGATGTTATAAATAATAAAGATATAACTAAACAAGTATTTTTTAAAACAAATTTAGTTAAAGGTGGAACAGCATAA
- a CDS encoding aconitate hydratase, with translation MGSNIIEKILKSHLVLGNMKRGEEIGIRIDQTLTQDSTGTMAYLQFEALQVYKVKTKKSVAYVDHNMLQTGPENADDHKYIQTVAKKYGIYFSKPGNGICHQVHLERFGVPGDTLIGSDSHTPTAGGIGMIGIGAGGLDVAVAMGGGEYYIKMPSVVKVELSGKLNPWVSAKDIILELLRRVTVKGGVDKIFEYSGEGVKTLSVPERATITNMGAELGATTSIFPSDKVTLEFLKAQGREEDFKEIKADKDALYDDVIDINLSELEPMVACPHSPDNVVKVSQLKGEKVNQVTIGSCTNSSYVDMMKVSKILEKNTIHEDISLVIGPGSKQVLNMIAENGALSKMISAGARILEAGCGPCIGMGQAPANGAVSLRTINRNFQGRCGTKSAGVYLVSPEVAAVSALTGYITDPREFCEAPNIEIPKKFLINDNLVVKPADNPEEVEVIRGPNIKPFPRSQELKSMVKGKSLIKLPDNITTDHIMPSNAKLLPFRSNTPHLANHCLVPCNEDFPQRAKKNKGGFIVAGENYGQGSSREHAALVPLYLGIKAVFAKSFARIHKANLINNGIMPLEFLKVSDYDSIDEFDEFIIENAREAVESGKVVVKNITKNKTYNMSLQISERQKNMILKGGLINSIKCSDE, from the coding sequence ATGGGGAGTAATATTATAGAAAAAATTTTAAAAAGTCATTTAGTATTAGGAAACATGAAAAGGGGAGAAGAAATAGGCATTAGAATAGATCAAACATTAACACAAGATTCTACTGGTACTATGGCATATTTGCAATTTGAGGCTTTGCAAGTTTATAAAGTTAAAACTAAAAAGTCAGTGGCTTATGTAGATCATAATATGCTTCAAACAGGACCAGAGAATGCAGATGACCATAAGTATATTCAAACAGTAGCAAAAAAATATGGAATTTATTTTTCGAAACCTGGTAATGGTATATGTCATCAAGTTCATTTAGAAAGGTTCGGGGTACCGGGAGATACACTAATAGGTTCTGATAGTCATACACCTACTGCTGGAGGAATAGGAATGATAGGTATTGGAGCAGGAGGGTTAGATGTTGCAGTTGCTATGGGCGGAGGAGAATACTATATAAAAATGCCTAGTGTTGTAAAAGTAGAACTTAGTGGGAAGTTGAATCCTTGGGTTTCTGCAAAGGATATTATTCTAGAACTTTTAAGAAGAGTTACTGTAAAAGGTGGAGTTGATAAAATATTTGAGTATTCAGGAGAGGGCGTTAAAACTTTATCTGTTCCAGAAAGAGCTACTATAACTAATATGGGAGCTGAACTTGGAGCAACTACATCTATTTTTCCAAGTGATAAGGTTACATTAGAATTTTTAAAAGCTCAAGGAAGAGAAGAAGATTTTAAAGAAATAAAGGCGGACAAAGATGCTTTATATGATGATGTTATAGATATAAATTTAAGTGAATTAGAACCTATGGTTGCATGTCCGCATAGTCCTGATAATGTAGTAAAAGTATCACAGCTTAAGGGCGAAAAAGTTAATCAAGTTACCATAGGCAGTTGTACAAATTCTTCTTATGTAGATATGATGAAGGTTTCAAAAATACTAGAAAAAAATACTATTCATGAAGATATATCGTTAGTAATTGGGCCTGGTTCAAAACAAGTGTTAAATATGATAGCGGAGAATGGGGCGCTTTCTAAAATGATTTCAGCTGGAGCAAGAATTTTAGAAGCTGGTTGTGGACCATGCATAGGAATGGGTCAAGCACCAGCTAATGGGGCGGTATCACTAAGGACTATAAATCGAAATTTTCAAGGAAGATGTGGTACTAAAAGTGCTGGGGTATATCTTGTAAGTCCAGAAGTTGCAGCAGTATCAGCATTAACAGGATATATAACAGATCCTAGAGAATTTTGTGAAGCTCCAAATATAGAAATACCTAAGAAGTTTTTAATTAATGATAATTTAGTTGTCAAGCCAGCAGACAATCCAGAAGAAGTAGAGGTTATACGAGGGCCAAATATAAAGCCTTTTCCAAGATCACAGGAGTTAAAGTCTATGGTCAAAGGAAAATCTTTAATCAAGTTACCAGATAATATTACAACTGATCATATAATGCCATCAAATGCAAAACTTTTACCTTTTAGATCCAACACACCTCATTTAGCAAATCATTGTTTAGTACCTTGTAATGAGGATTTTCCTCAAAGAGCAAAAAAAAATAAGGGTGGATTTATAGTCGCAGGAGAAAATTATGGTCAGGGTTCTAGTAGAGAACATGCAGCTTTAGTACCACTTTATCTTGGAATAAAGGCAGTATTTGCAAAATCATTTGCTAGAATTCATAAAGCAAACCTTATAAATAATGGTATAATGCCACTAGAATTTTTGAAAGTTAGTGATTATGATAGTATAGATGAATTTGATGAATTTATTATAGAAAATGCAAGAGAGGCAGTTGAAAGTGGAAAAGTTGTAGTTAAAAATATAACTAAAAATAAAACATATAACATGAGTTTACAGATTTCAGAAAGACAAAAAAATATGATATTAAAAGGTGGACTTATAAATAGTATTAAATGTAGTGATGAATAG